In Cryptomeria japonica chromosome 10, Sugi_1.0, whole genome shotgun sequence, a genomic segment contains:
- the LOC131077831 gene encoding uncharacterized protein LOC131077831 — protein sequence MDKKIVERWKLPPEFEVFNNSTKINRKKTKWLAPNRHWYKLNFDGSAQNACQAGGGVICDHHGNIVAAYAGSLKNHTITQAEGMAILLGLRFSTTIDIKHLEIEDNSQIIVEAIRGRSIAGWKVDSVLRDARMLLTNLDDFTIRQIFTEGNVVADSIAAMGRLQNGLQCWRNPDLLPMITKEILETGKNQV from the coding sequence ATGGACAAAAAAATTGTTGAACGATGGAAGCTCCCCCCGGAGTTTGAAGTTTTCAACAACAGTACAAAGATCAACAGGAAAAAGACCAAATGGTTAGCCCCAAACCGCCATTGgtacaaattgaactttgatgggtcTGCCCAAAATGCTTGCCAAGCAGGTGGTGGAGTCATCTGTGACCACCATGGGAATATTGTTGCAGCCTATGCAGGCAGCCTAAAGAACCATACTATCACTCAAGCCGAGGGAATGGCTATCCTCTTGGGTTTGAGATTTTCTACTACTATTGACATTAAACATCTAGAAATTGAAGACAACTCGCAAATCATTGTGGAAGCAATTAGGGGTAGATCTATTGCTGGATGGAAAGTGGATTCCGTTTTGAGGGATGCTAGGATGCTTCTGACTAACCTTGATGATTTCACCATCCGCCAAATCTTCACAGAAGGGAATGTTGTTGCTGACTCTATAGCTGCGATGGGAAGGCTGCAAAACGGCTTACAATGTTGGAGGAACCCTGATTTGCTGCCTATGATCACCAAGGAGATCTTGGAGACTGGAAAAAACCAAGTCTAA